The Streptomyces sp. NBC_00459 DNA segment AACCAGATCACCGAGGCCTACGCACGCCTCGCCTCCACCCGGCAGGCCCAGGCAGGTGACGCGAGCTTCGTACAGAACGCGATCGTCGGTCCGCTGAAGGACAAGCGGTTCGCCGCGATCGACCGGATCCGGATCAACATCAAGCGCGCTGGTGGCTCCGGAGCCGACAACCTGGGGCAGTTCGCCCAGTGCACCGCTGTCGCGGCCGCGCCGCAGACCAACGCCGGCCAGGGCAACAACAACCAGGGCAACGGCCAGAACAACCAGAACAACAACGGCAACCAGAACAACGGTGGCCAGAACAACAACGGTCAGGGCCAGAACAACAATGGCCAGGGTCAGAACAACAACGGCCAGAACAACGGCCAGAACAACGGTGGCCAGGGCAACGCCGGTGCGGGTAACGCTGGTGCCGGCAACGCCGGCGCGGGCAACGCCGGCGGTGGTGGCCAGGGCGGCAACGGTCCGGTGGCTGCCGACTTCGTCGACATCACCAAGGTCCAGGGCAACGCCCAGCTGGGTGTGGGCGCGAACGGGCTCGCCGCCAACGGCAACAGCGGCTCGCGTGGCTCCTTCACCACCAAGTGCGGCACCAACGGGAACGACAACCACAACACGGACAACGTGATCGTGGCCCCCGGTGTCAGCAACGGTGCGCACCACCTGCACGACTACGTCGGCAACCAGAGCAACGACGCCTTCGCGAGCGACCAGGAACTGGCCGCGGCCCAGACCAGCTGCCAGAACCAGGGCGACAAGTCGTCCTACTTCTGGCCGGTGCTGCGTCTGCAGGACGGTTCGCAGGACTTCGACCAGAACAACGACGGCGGTGGCAAGGAAGGCAACGTCGGCAAGATCCTGCAGGCCTCCCAGGCGCAGATCAAGTTCGTCGGCAACAAGAAGGGCAACGTCGTCG contains these protein-coding regions:
- a CDS encoding DUF1996 domain-containing protein, whose protein sequence is MGRNARKRRSPLAVRAVAASAALAIGGGGLVWANFYASAHEENGAQNQTKAAAAQIATIDCPDVGQKLSNVPSGARAGVDRELANLDNQITEAYARLASTRQAQAGDASFVQNAIVGPLKDKRFAAIDRIRINIKRAGGSGADNLGQFAQCTAVAAAPQTNAGQGNNNQGNGQNNQNNNGNQNNGGQNNNGQGQNNNGQGQNNNGQNNGQNNGGQGNAGAGNAGAGNAGAGNAGGGGQGGNGPVAADFVDITKVQGNAQLGVGANGLAANGNSGSRGSFTTKCGTNGNDNHNTDNVIVAPGVSNGAHHLHDYVGNQSNDAFASDQELAAAQTSCQNQGDKSSYFWPVLRLQDGSQDFDQNNDGGGKEGNVGKILQASQAQIKFVGNKKGNVVAMPTALRIITGDAKAFVNGNANANVNWSCTGFENKVQLKDKYPICPQGSAVVRTTAFQSCWDGQNIDSANHRTHVAFVQADGTCANGFKAIPQLQVRLVYNVPAPKLQNGTVVNPYAVDSFPENLHKPITDHNDFINFFSQNTMNKMVNCINTGKKCQ